Proteins found in one Helicobacter sp. NHP19-003 genomic segment:
- the serS gene encoding serine--tRNA ligase, whose protein sequence is MIDKKRLLSDFEGVQENLAKRFLDPALLEILKTKLIAYKAKKQELEQAQEFQNKSSKLFFSYKNDPTKAQELKNALEANKAKIATLTTHTNTLEEDLDALLHTIPNLLDPITPFGKDETQNVEIKRVLTPKTFDFKPREHHELAQENGWIEFERGVKIAQSRFSVLRKEGALLSRALLNFMLDYNYKAGFEIVSPPILVNSKTLFGTGQLPKFQEDLFKVQEEDLFLIPTSEVSLTNLYADEILSVEELPILMTACTPCFRKEAGSAGKDTRGIIRQHQFDKVELVAITHPKESDAIQAKMLETASGILSALGLPHRFVQLCGGDIGFSASNTVDIEVWLPGQNCYREISSVSNTRDFQARRAKIRYKENKKNAFVHTLNGSSLAVGRTLVALMENHQEKDGSIKIPEVLLPYLPRKL, encoded by the coding sequence AAACGCTTTTTAGACCCCGCCCTGTTAGAAATCTTAAAAACCAAACTCATCGCCTATAAGGCTAAAAAGCAAGAGTTGGAACAAGCCCAAGAGTTTCAAAACAAAAGCTCTAAACTCTTTTTTAGCTACAAAAACGACCCCACGAAGGCACAAGAATTGAAAAACGCCCTAGAGGCGAATAAAGCCAAAATCGCCACGCTCACCACCCACACAAACACGCTAGAAGAAGATTTGGACGCACTTCTACACACCATCCCCAATCTGCTGGACCCCATCACACCCTTTGGCAAAGACGAAACCCAAAATGTGGAGATTAAAAGGGTGCTCACGCCTAAAACCTTTGACTTCAAGCCTAGGGAACACCACGAACTCGCCCAAGAAAATGGCTGGATTGAGTTTGAAAGGGGGGTGAAAATCGCCCAAAGCCGTTTTAGTGTGCTAAGAAAAGAGGGGGCACTTTTAAGCCGTGCGCTCCTGAATTTTATGCTGGACTATAACTACAAGGCGGGCTTTGAGATTGTGAGCCCCCCTATTTTAGTGAACAGCAAAACTCTCTTTGGCACGGGGCAATTACCCAAGTTTCAAGAGGATTTATTTAAGGTGCAAGAGGAGGATTTGTTTTTGATCCCCACTTCTGAGGTGAGCCTTACAAATTTATACGCCGATGAGATTTTGAGCGTGGAGGAGTTGCCCATTTTGATGACCGCTTGCACCCCGTGTTTTCGCAAAGAGGCGGGCAGTGCAGGCAAGGACACAAGGGGCATTATCCGCCAACACCAGTTTGACAAAGTGGAGTTGGTGGCGATCACGCACCCCAAAGAGAGCGATGCCATCCAAGCTAAAATGTTAGAAACCGCTAGTGGGATTTTAAGTGCCCTGGGCTTGCCCCATAGATTCGTGCAACTTTGTGGTGGGGACATCGGTTTTAGCGCAAGCAACACAGTGGACATTGAGGTGTGGTTGCCCGGGCAAAATTGTTATAGAGAGATCAGCTCGGTCAGCAACACGCGGGACTTTCAAGCCAGACGCGCCAAAATCCGCTACAAAGAGAACAAAAAGAACGCCTTCGTGCACACTTTAAATGGCTCCTCTTTGGCAGTGGGGCGCACGCTCGTGGCTCTCATGGAGAACCACCAAGAGAAAGACGGGAGCATTAAAATCCCCGAAGTGCTCTTGCCCTACTTGCCCCGCAAGCTCTAA
- a CDS encoding tetratricopeptide repeat protein, which yields MVDENQEQESKATNQPTGQSEPAEQKQADKPTLRERALVFTNKAKNFFSKDNPLFGSANPKEFLSNLRNRPRLYFSVLGGTGIVVLIAIGALIASFIAHEEHYQEKMSQSTQQQLGKLAQMEKSEGSILENLPTLRDKNSSIPLSNEEQINALIQKADILYAQGQTDEALQIFGDISHTSSSIANHNLGVIKLRKYDYTGALRAFDNALAAKNDMSVNAIDAMVAAFYLNNFDLYTRYLKIAEENIQELEKQPIYSYVYALTLYYGGHYFETLSTLTNPNSKLFDADRQHLAAKMYLLFGDENNAIEHLSVAATPKDDKALGLLYARRGDYKQAIDHLQSYNELYPEDKDTLVALELIALKIGDFDGVHDILSVLLHDIHKNKHREKILTDTYPIETLPNGHFFDINTIRKGFWSTNFRDGIGLPIDRVLFYYAPYKLVDIKDALGSIQEGVFFVDSSGSQDLMGALDSLERGKKGSLADQHMLAGLKHLSQAHLRLALKEFKLSLKANPNSSIAHYDTGLIYAQLENFHEASFHFKKAYHLNTYNVLAGIFGVITTRLDYRDPSHLLKQLTSDFQTLQFNNPVKRAFLNSFIAYLNGASNDDLSWMQKVKQPLSIYYALGVAYANRAQDKTRLVENFATLKKMHPYNMLTAVFYEMMLRYHADIRQMLGAYALLTNKKTNLEELIHGPLLARKMYIYMGFITGLLNHEEEELNARLSASNNQEMSTDLLRMLGLIHIFQKQYEKSVGIYNFLIDKIGDHEMEVYELASVAYIGLGRYDNAALLLEIGKTMDPGNYDVRYGLGLLYQQTGNLEASLNNFGAIKTRNFQSSYFDFRLKEPTNKQDLR from the coding sequence ATGGTCGATGAGAATCAAGAGCAAGAAAGCAAAGCAACCAACCAACCAACAGGGCAATCAGAGCCCGCAGAGCAAAAGCAAGCTGACAAACCCACGCTAAGGGAGAGGGCTTTAGTTTTTACCAACAAGGCGAAAAACTTCTTCAGCAAGGACAACCCCCTATTTGGCAGTGCAAACCCTAAAGAGTTTTTAAGCAATTTACGCAACCGCCCTAGATTGTATTTCTCTGTTTTAGGGGGAACAGGGATTGTGGTCTTGATCGCCATAGGTGCGCTTATCGCAAGTTTCATCGCCCATGAGGAACACTATCAGGAGAAAATGAGCCAAAGTACCCAGCAACAACTCGGTAAACTTGCCCAAATGGAGAAAAGCGAAGGCTCTATTTTGGAAAACTTGCCCACTCTAAGGGATAAAAACAGCAGCATCCCCCTAAGCAATGAAGAACAAATCAACGCCCTGATCCAAAAGGCAGACATTCTCTACGCCCAAGGGCAAACCGATGAGGCTCTGCAAATTTTTGGCGACATCTCCCACACCTCTAGCAGCATCGCAAACCACAACTTAGGTGTGATTAAACTACGCAAATACGACTACACCGGTGCGCTGCGGGCCTTTGACAATGCCCTAGCCGCAAAAAATGACATGAGCGTGAACGCCATTGATGCCATGGTCGCTGCCTTTTATCTTAACAATTTTGACCTCTACACCCGTTATTTGAAAATCGCCGAAGAAAACATTCAAGAGCTAGAAAAACAGCCCATTTACTCCTATGTTTACGCCCTCACTCTCTACTATGGAGGGCATTACTTTGAAACCTTAAGTACTCTCACAAACCCCAACTCCAAGCTATTTGACGCGGATAGGCAACACTTGGCGGCTAAAATGTATTTGCTCTTTGGAGATGAAAACAACGCCATTGAGCATTTAAGTGTGGCCGCCACCCCCAAGGACGACAAAGCCCTAGGCTTGCTCTACGCGCGCAGAGGCGATTACAAACAAGCCATTGACCACTTGCAAAGTTACAACGAGCTCTATCCTGAAGATAAAGACACCTTAGTGGCTTTAGAGCTCATCGCACTTAAAATAGGAGATTTTGATGGTGTACACGACATCTTAAGTGTCTTGTTGCACGACATCCATAAGAATAAACACAGGGAAAAGATTCTCACGGACACTTACCCAATTGAGACACTACCAAATGGGCATTTCTTTGACATCAACACCATCCGCAAGGGCTTTTGGAGTACAAATTTTAGAGATGGGATAGGCTTGCCTATAGACCGGGTGCTCTTTTACTACGCCCCTTATAAATTGGTGGACATCAAGGATGCGCTAGGCTCGATTCAAGAGGGGGTGTTCTTTGTGGATAGCAGCGGGAGTCAGGATTTGATGGGGGCGCTCGATTCTTTAGAAAGGGGCAAAAAGGGCAGCCTTGCCGACCAACACATGCTTGCAGGACTAAAACACTTGAGCCAAGCCCACTTGCGCCTCGCCTTAAAAGAGTTTAAACTCTCTTTAAAAGCCAATCCTAACAGCTCTATAGCGCACTACGACACGGGTTTGATCTACGCCCAACTAGAGAACTTCCACGAAGCCAGCTTCCACTTCAAAAAAGCCTACCACCTCAACACCTACAATGTGCTGGCTGGTATTTTTGGGGTCATCACCACACGCTTAGACTATCGCGACCCTAGCCACTTGCTCAAACAACTCACTTCAGACTTCCAAACCTTGCAGTTTAACAACCCCGTTAAACGCGCTTTTTTGAACTCCTTCATCGCCTATTTAAACGGCGCAAGCAACGATGATTTGAGCTGGATGCAAAAAGTCAAACAACCCTTAAGCATTTACTACGCTTTGGGCGTGGCTTATGCCAACCGCGCCCAAGACAAAACGAGACTCGTGGAAAATTTTGCCACCCTCAAGAAAATGCACCCCTACAACATGCTCACCGCTGTGTTTTACGAGATGATGTTAAGATACCACGCCGACATCCGCCAAATGCTGGGTGCTTACGCTTTGCTCACAAACAAAAAGACCAACTTAGAGGAACTGATCCACGGGCCCCTCTTGGCGCGCAAAATGTACATTTACATGGGTTTCATCACAGGGCTTTTAAACCACGAGGAGGAGGAGCTCAACGCCCGCTTAAGTGCTTCAAACAACCAAGAGATGAGCACAGATTTACTGCGCATGCTTGGCTTGATCCATATTTTCCAAAAACAATATGAAAAGTCTGTTGGGATTTATAACTTCCTCATTGACAAAATAGGGGACCACGAAATGGAGGTTTACGAGTTGGCGAGTGTGGCTTATATTGGTTTAGGGCGCTACGACAACGCTGCACTGCTCTTAGAAATTGGCAAAACGATGGATCCGGGCAATTACGATGTGCGCTATGGTTTGGGGTTGCTCTACCAGCAGACAGGCAATTTGGAGGCGAGTCTCAATAATTTCGGCGCGATCAAAACCCGTAATTTCCAATCTTCCTACTTTGATTTTAGACTCAAAGAACCCACAAATAAACAGGACTTGCGATGA